In the Lytechinus variegatus isolate NC3 chromosome 17, Lvar_3.0, whole genome shotgun sequence genome, tatttttctacaggaCATTAGCACAATATCCTTTGTCAACAAAGAGAAACGCACTGCATTTCAAGTAAACGGTGAACGTATGAATAgccttatacatgtacatatctagAAGGTATTATGAATAAacttagatgttgacattgctgctAATCCACAGTTGTGGTTGATCGCAGCAATCGCAGTTCTTTGAAAGACGGGGCCTTGACCAATGAGGTGATTCGATGCAGCTAGGAATTTCAGTGAGATCTTTGATGTGAAACACCCCTTATTGGATGCATACTGCaaggaatacatgtacatgtacacatatgtTAGCAAGTAGCAAGACAAGTACTATAATTTCCCCTCAAACATTTTCATTCTCCTATACCTATACAGAGAAATATACAAGCTAATTCATTCTCTGCACTTTTCATCATATAGTTATCTCAATAGGTAATAAGACCAACTAAAGAGACTGTGCACACGCCGTGTCAATCAATTTGCTCTCACTTTAAGACCATCGGCGAGAGATCATGAACAGGAAACAGGTCTCTATAGTTCAAAAGTTCAAAGGTCACCTCATAGGAGTCAAAGATTCATCACGATCCGAATGTTAGAATTTGCTTTTCCGTGCTATATTCACCCAGCGCCTTCTCTAGGGCACTGCGATAGTCCTCGATATCGACCAGCCTATGTTGGGGCGCCCTCAGTTGCCCCGATCCACCCCATCTGCAGAGCTGTTCAAACATCTGTCTGGCTTCCTCGCCTGTTTGAATTGATATTGTGAAGAAAATGGATGAGGAAATTaccaacaaacaaaaaatggtatcacaatattttcttgtgtatttcaGTGTTTTAGAAATTTCAAATGCACTTCTTTAATTTTTCACCTTTCTTTAGTTTGTTtccaatggaaattgttggcaATATTTTTCGGATCATAACatcatgaaattaattgattttaatcactAAAAGTAAAAGTAAAGCTACAACTATGAATATCTGGTTAGAAACAGAATTTGCACTGGATTCGCACATGAAATCCCATTTTGGAGCAATTGTGGGTCTTGCGTGCACTTACATGATAATAATACGTGGTTTCTGAAAATTGTACCAATTTGGTCTCAAAGTTGTGTGAGACTTGaagaaaaagtaataaaaaaggaTGCTGCACAAACCATTATTATTGCAGATTTCTTGCAAAGAACTGATATTATAAGATTTAAAGGGCATACAAACTATCAGCCCTTCATAGCCCCATCCTAAGTGTTAAAATACTCACATCTGACCAGGTTCATTAACCATAATGCCCTCTTGAATTGTAACACACTAACTCACTACTTACTGTCATGATTATgttacaaaataacaaaataggtTCCTTTCCTCTCCTTAAAATATCTAAGCTTATATGCACAAATAGAATTACAGGATAATCTATCACTCTACACTGTATACTACTAACGTGTGGCGCATTGTGGCCCAGTCgattagtctttggactttgaaacagagggtcgtgggtttgaatcccagccacgATGTAACTTCCTTCGGcgagaaatttatccacattgtgctgcaatcgagccaggtgaggtaaatgggtacctggcaggaatttattccttgaaatccAACgagctgtaaaaggctgcggggctaaagccagggtaatataaaGCGCATAGGgatgcatttggcagtgatatgcgctatataagcatgctggtattgttatcattattattaatgatttatctCAAAATGTATAAGACTAGCCATTTTACAACACAGTCATTGAGAGACGTCACACAGTGTTTGTCAGTTTGCTCCCCCATCAAAGCAAGCACGTAAAAATTCCCACAGGGCTCTGTCTTtcatacaaagagttgcaattgatccaatcaaccacaattATGGCAAGCAAGCAAAGTCAACGTCTAAAAAGCatgttttctcaaaatattttccagatatGATGGATATTCATACAATCCTTGTTTGCTGGAAAATTCAGTGTGATTATTTTTGTGTCCAATGGACATTGCGctaatttcctgtaaaaaaatatgacattgatggatttccatatacatgtagttgaggCTGACagaatcaatcataactatttGTGGGACGGGGCCAAGTAatgccaataggggggggggggcagtcaaatatattgctgtacacacgtgtGACCCCAAAAacgtgtttaaaggggtgttttttcagttttggacgtgtgcacttgttaagggtatcgaaaacactgattttgaaaaataaggttggttttgaaagactggtcaatggtcactCGCGGGGTCAAacatatttagggtatgtttttttccccaGGGCTTTTTCCTCCTCGTTTCTGAAAAGTGTTCAGTTTCTTCCTGATTGTGGTAAGTAACCCTAACTGCACTGGGGGGATATGCAATATCCCTGAATATAGTTTTGTCTATATTCAAACATATTGTTAGCAAGAAgacaaaacttgtttaggggtcatattctggcgacaacttgtttaggggccaaaatgtgttaATGAAGCtggcgaaaaacttgtttaggggttattttgcacagaGAGAAAAACCCGTTTAGGGGTGTTTGGGAATAATTTGGCCACGCATGTGTAAagtaatacatttgactgcccccccccccatgatcaGCGTTGCCTATAGCTGACTTACTTCCTGCATGATGCTGGTGCCATCTGCTCATCCAGAAACCTTTGAACTTGAGATCATTGAAGATGAGGGAACCAGTCGGGACCATAACAGGCTGCTTCGACATTCCACCATAGGTAACAATAGTGCCAGCATCCCTGTTAAAGATTTAATAGTGAAAGTAAACATAGATTTCATGAGATCGTATGTAAACTGACATCCAAGCTTAGTCGTCAAGAAATCATCATGGATCTAGATCCTATACAGTTACATaagctgaactttgtgaaatctacactaaaaaaaacacacacataaGCACAAGTGGGAGAGTATTGTTGTTGCTTGAAAAAAGTCCGGACATTCTTTATCACTCGATCGCAATATCTGTCAAAAATAACACTTTCATCTGATCAATGTGACCAAAAAGCtcaagaatatacatgtatatgtcaaaATAATCCCCATATGGTAACTTTTTTCCAATTTCTGGGACTTTTTTCAAAGTGTTGACATTTTCTCTATATGCACTGAAAAACAAATGGAGTGTTAGGGCCCAGTGGATTACAGTCTCCAATCCTTAAAAACAGTCATGGTTCAAATCTCAGCCATGGCttaatttcctttagcaagcAAATGATCCACATTGCGCTGCACTCAAACCCTTGCAGCAGTGAGATAAATGGCTACCTGGCAGCAGTGGACTaagcaggatttttgaaaggggagCGGGGGTTTCAAGCTGAGTCAAATGTtaacaccccccaaaaaaatctttTCTACAAATTGTAGGTCGTTTCAGACCCCCAGAAAATTTGacgggaaaataaaaatgtttagtTTTTTCGTACCCAAAAAGAAATtataggcaaaaaaaaaaaaaaaaatggggggggtgggtataaaaaaattgaagggggTTTAAACACCTGTAACCACCCCCCTGCGTACACCACTGCTTGGCAGAAATTAATTCCTCAAAATGCTTGACCGGGTGATTCAAGGGTATTTATGCTACATTTATTGTAGATCAGTGCTTGTAGATTTGTGATAAAGAGGTATTAGGTGCTATACAAGCAagtacaattatcattattattatttctcaaACTATATGACTTACTGGATTTGCTTGACAAGTGCTATGATGCTCTTTCCTCCAACAGCATTCAAGGCTAGTTTAGGTTTTGGCAAGTCCTGGCATGAAACAGGGAAAGAAAACAATTTCCAAAATTGGTGTAGAATACCATGACATAAAAATCATATCACAAATAAACACAAGTGACAGAAGATCATCTAAGGTATATTCAGAATAACTCCATCACCAGAATACATGTTTATGACAATTTATGAATTATGAGAATTTGTCCCGGCCTTAAAATACCCAATAGTTATTTTCTGCATTCACACTGACCCAAAGCATACCCTTTCGGGATGAGTTCCCGAGGTTATGAGCATGCGAAGTATGGTCTGATCGGCAGGCAAGTCACGAGCAGGCTATGGCGCCAACACCCAACCACCCGATGGGGTGAGAAACTTCTTGTTATTTgctttcactaacttttcatcCATTCataatggaaaacaaataaattacaaGATAAGATGAGCCAAGAGTTTATTACACTCATCAACCCCAAGCTGGGAGTATAAGAGTCTCAACAAGAACATATTGAATTcttgtatgaaataaaatgagtATATTTCCACCAATGAATATGTGTCTAAAATTAATGTATTtacaataataaatacaaatgcttgcaatgtgaaaataattatatcctACGTGAAAGCACCCCCTACCTTAAGCAGAGTTGATGCGCTTTTTCGAAGATCGCCCTCTGTTGTCACAACGGTCGCTCCAAGGTCATGAAGGTAGTCTGTGAGTTCAGTCAGGTTGGGTCTATCTCTCACAATGTTGATTGTCTTTAAGCCCCTGGCTGCTGCAATCTGTATGACGGCCTGTCCTGCACCACTGTTAGCTGCATTCTGGATTACGGTATCACCTAGAGTGGGGGGGGAAGGGTTAAagaaaagagggggaaaaagatgaaagaaaagtatGAACTTGAGAGGACAGAGTCGAAATGCCAGGTGTGGTAAGgatctcaaaatgagtctgtacagaattcaataaaaatggccACCCATTGGccggtattctgaagtcaggtttaacttagaccatggtctaactcagtgctaaaattatgggaagccaaaggtgtcaacatttttattaagct is a window encoding:
- the LOC121431338 gene encoding enoyl-[acyl-carrier-protein] reductase, mitochondrial-like, with the translated sequence MAAPMSLKICARWILKSGNISRFQASRAPVLEFRYFSSISSCKSLVYDKYGDPVKVLKLVKNSVPEVHDDSVLIKMIASPINPADINSIQGIYPIKPDFPAVAGFEGVGEIQEVGSNVKQLLPGERVIFPASVTGTWCSHLVCPASQVMVVPKDTPPLVAATVKVNACTAYRMLADFENLREGDTVIQNAANSGAGQAVIQIAAARGLKTINIVRDRPNLTELTDYLHDLGATVVTTEGDLRKSASTLLKDLPKPKLALNAVGGKSIIALVKQIQDAGTIVTYGGMSKQPVMVPTGSLIFNDLKFKGFWMSRWHQHHAGSEEARQMFEQLCRWGGSGQLRAPQHRLVDIEDYRSALEKALGEYSTEKQILTFGS